The proteins below come from a single Malus domestica chromosome 03, GDT2T_hap1 genomic window:
- the LOC103432471 gene encoding receptor-like cytosolic serine/threonine-protein kinase RBK2 gives MKEKAESYSPKGVLEDYFRSSDSETSSEKEPTPDSETQQNSKQSSRWRGLVKLLTTKSKKPLATTVHPLLKFSKRMSSSMREITGPKFQADDAELMYPFKSPWKNFSLYELQAATKSFSHENLIGKGGYAEVFKGCLSNGELVAIKRLTRGQEEITGDFLAEIGVMAHVKHPNTARLIGYGVEGGMHLVLELSTKGSLASVLYGSEEEKLDWGIRYKIAIGAAKGLQYLHEGCQRRIIHRDIKAANILLTDDFEAKICDFGLAKWLPEKWTHHTTSNCEGTFGYLAPEFLLHGIVDEKTDVFAYGVVLLELVTGRRALDYSQQSLVMWARPLLKKNAIKDLVDPSLADEYNRRQVNLVLLAASLCIHKSSIRRPSMSQVVQLLSGDLSCLKSVKKSISMPIFRKTLREELIDTED, from the exons ATGAAGGAGAAGGCTGAGAGTTACTCTCCCAAGGGAGTTCTTGAGGACTATTTTCGGAGCTCGGATTCCGAAACGAGCTCCGAGAAAGAGCCCACGCCGGACTCAGAAACTCAGCAGAATTCGAAACAGAGTTCTAGGTGGCGTGGACTCGTTAAATTGTTGACAACTAAGTCCAAAAAACCTTTAGCCACGACTGTGCATCCGCTGCTGAAATTCTCAAAGAGAATGAGCAGCAGCATGAGGGAGATTACCGGGCCGAAATTTCAGGCAGACGATGCTGAATTGATGTACCCTTTCAAGTCACCGTGGAAGAACTTCTCCCTGTATGAGCTCCAGGCCGCAACCAAATCTTTTAGCCACG AAAATCTGATTGGAAAGGGGGGTTATGCTGAAGTTTTCAAGGGCTGTCTGTCAAATGGGGAACTTGTGGCAATCAAACGGCTAACCCGGGGACAGGAGGAGATCACCGGGGACTTCTTAGCGGAGATCGGTGTCATGGCTCATGTGAAACATCCCAATACTGCCAGGCTAATTGGGTATGGTGTTGAAGGAGGGATGCATTTAGTTCTTGAGTTGTCTACAAAAGGAAGCTTGGCTTCTGTGCTTTATG GTTCCGAGGAAGAGAAGCTCGATTGGGGCATCCGGTATAAAATTGCAATAGGTGCAGCTAAGGGTTTGCAATATCTTCACGAGGGTTGTCAAAGGAGAATCATCCACAGAGATATTAAGGCTGCAAATATTTTGCTCACCGACGATTTTGAGGCCAAG ATTTGTGACTTTGGTCTTGCAAAATGGCTACCGGAGAAATGGACTCACCACACTACATCAAATTGTGAGGGCACATTTGG CTATCTTGCGCCCGAGTTCCTACTGCACGGCATAGTAGATGAGAAAACTGATGTGTTTGCGTATGGTGTGGTGCTCTTGGAACTAGTCACTGGACGACGAGCTCTAGATTACTCACAGCAAAGCCTTGTTATGTGG GCTCGGCCCTTGCTGAAGAAGAATGCAATTAAAGACTTAGTTGATCCTTCTCTAGCTGATGAGTACAACCGTCGCCAGGTGAATCTTGTACTGTTGGCTGCTTCTTTATGCATACACAAGTCCTCGATACGCCGGCCAAGTATGAGTCAG GTGGTACAACTTTTGAGTGGAGATCTTAGCTGCCTGAAGTCCGTGAAGAAAAGCATATCGATGCCAATTTTCCGGAAGACATTGCGCGAAGAGCTCATCGACACAGAAGACTAA
- the LOC103432472 gene encoding autophagy-related protein 18g isoform X1: MKKSKGKNNGLLPNSLRIISSCLKTVSTNASTVASTVRSAGASVAASISASEDQKDQVTWAGFDRLELSHSTFKHVLLLGYQNGFQVFDMEDASNFSELVSKRDGPVSFLQMQPCPAASDGNQGFRTAHPLLLVVAGDDTNGVGIVQNTGHMGGTGREGNLESRPGNPVSSPTAVRFYSLRSQGYVHVLRFRSAVCMIRCSPRIVAVGLATQIYCFDALTLENRFSVLTYPVPQLAGQGSNGFNVGYGPMTVGPRWLAYASNSPLVSNASCLGPQNLTPSPGVSPSTSPGNGSYVARYAVESSKQLAAGIINLGDMGCKTLYKYCQDMLPDGSNSPISSNSGWKVSRHAGTEMDNAGMVVVKDFITRAVISQFKAHTSPISALCFDPSGTLLVTASVYGNNINIFRIMPSCKRSGSGVQNFDWSSSHVHLYKLHRGILSAMIQDICFSHYSQWVAIVSSKGTCHVFVLSPFGGDAGFRLLNNHGEEPSLCPVLTLPWWSASSCIINQQSFPPPPPVALSVVSRIKYSSFGWLSTVNNATASATGKVFVPSGAVAAVFHNSLCQSLQHCNSRKSTLEHLLVYTPSGHVVQHELQPRTGVEQSHSGLSTQVATSMHMQDEELRVKVEPIQWWDVCRRSDWPEREDGSFGTTSDRQEVADIIQNKSGSDGTHRMESLDLNGAVGGERRLKTYSGKVHDRSHWYLSNAEVQISSLRLPIWQKSKICFYMMGCPRADSFIGGEFETEKVPVHEIEMRQKDLLPVFEQFHFIKSSWDDRSLAGGRYPSHTSPAHQAEDKTLEETVICHSNPASLSSTESSDGGSSRRIEHFLDLDQMNNEKPRTTVYQTLDGSERRANTIVEPSLENHVSFSIRGTPSEHFKNIDSQVNGCVTNSLPVLESKLSSGGRISVEEVPALKAIGVREVSVLYSDQHASSTDIVAEGASTLQHPIDLSQFFQEEHCNALEKIGCNGLTDVVGDDVDSDSSHCGKMKPKDKEDGEMLGGIFAFSD, translated from the exons ATGAAGAAGAGTAAGGGGAAGAACAATGGCTTGTTGCCGAACTCGCTTAGGATTATTTCGTCGTGCCTTAAAACTGTGTCGACGAATGCGAGCACCGTCGCTTCTACTGTTCGCTCTGCCGGTGCGTCTGTAGCTGCTTCGATTTCTGCTTCCGAGGATCAGAAGGATCAG GTAACGTGGGCTGGCTTTGACAGGCTAGAGCTTAGTCACTCTACCTTCAAGCATGTTCTCTTACTCGGTTATCAGAATGGGTTTCAAGTTTTCGATATGGAAGATGCCTCAAATTTCAGTGAACTAGTTTCAAAGCGTGATGGCCCGGTTTCATTCTTACAGATGCAGCCCTGTCCTGCTGCATCTGATGGTAACCAAGGGTTCAGAACCGCGCATCCTTTGCTGCTGGTTGTTGCTGGAGATGACACTAATGGTGTGGGAATTGTTCAGAATACTGGCCACATGGGAGGCACAGGCAGAGAGGGTAATTTGGAGTCTCGGCCTGGGAACCCTGTCAGCTCTCCTACAGCTGTTCGGTTTTACTCCCTTAGGTCCCAAGGTTACGTACATGTTCTGAGGTTTCGGTCAGCTGTGTGTATGATTAGATGCAGTCCTCGGATAGTAGCTGTGGGTCTTGCAACTCAA ATTTACTGCTTTGATGCGCTCACCCTCGAAAACAGATTCAGTGTTCTTACCTATCCTGTTCCTCAGCTAGCAGGGCAAGGATCAAATGGATTTAATGTTGGTTACGGCCCAATGACTGTGGGTCCTAGGTGGTTAGCCTATGCTTCCAACAGCCCTCTAGTGTCAAACGCAAGTTGCTTAGGCCCCCAAAACCTCACTCCTTCTCCCGGAGTTAGTCCATCTACATCACCTGGCAATGGTAGTTATGTGGCTCGTTATGCAGTGGAGTCTAGTAAACAGTTGGCTGCTGGAATAATTAACCTGGGTGACATGGGATGCAAAACCTTGTATAAATACTGTCAAGACATGCTCCCTGATGGATCTAACTCTCCAATATCGTCAAATTCAGGCTGGAAAGTTAGCAGGCATGCAGGCACAGAAATGGATAATGCAGGGATG GTTGTTGTCAAAGATTTTATTACCCGAGCTGTTATATCGCAGTTTAAAGCTCATACCAGTCCAATATCTGCACTGTGTTTCGATCCTAGTGGGACCCTTCTCGTTACTGCCTCAGTATATGgaaataatattaatatttttcggATAATGCCTTCATGCAAACGCAGTGGATCAGGTGTTCAAAACTTTGATTGGAGCTCTTCTCATGTGCATCTTTACAAACTGCATCGTGGAATATTATCAGCT ATGATCCAGGACATTTGCTTTAGTCATTACAGTCAGTGGGTTGCTATTGTTTCGTCCAAGGGGACCTGCCATGTTTTTGTTTTATCCCCTTTTGGTGGCGATGCTGGATTTCGGCTTCTTAATAATCACGGTGAAGAACCCTCCCTGTGCCCAGTTTTAACCCTACCTTGGTGGTCTGCTTCTTCTTGCATCATTAATCAACAATCttttccaccaccaccacctgtTGCTCTTTCCGTGGTGAGCAGGATAAAGTACAGTAGTTTTGGATGGCTTAGCACAGTCAACAATGCCACTGCTTCAGCAACAGGGAAGGTCTTTGTGCCATCTGGTGCTGTTGCTGCAGTTTTTCATAATTCTTTATGTCAGAGTCTTCAGCACTGTAACTCAAGGAAGAGTACCTTGGAACATCTCTTAGTTTATACTCCATCGGGTCATGTAGTTCAACATGAACTTCAGCCAAGGACAGGGGTAGAACAGAGTCATAGTGGTCTAAGTACCCAGGTCGCCACGTCTATGCATATGCAGGACGAAGAGCTGAGAGTGAAAGTTGAACCTATTCAATGGTGGGACGTGTGTAGGCGGTCAGACTGGCCAGAAAGGGAGGACGGTAGTTTTGGTACCACATCCGATAGACAAGAGGTGGCTGACATAATCCAGAACAAATCAGGTTCTGATGGTACTCATAGAATGGAGTCTCTAGACTTAAATGGTGCTGTTGGGGGCGAAAGGAGACTTAAAACTTATTCTGGGAAGGTCCATGATAGGTCCCACTGGTACCTCTCCAATGCAGAGGTGCAAATCAGTTCTTTGAGATTACCAATATGGCAAAAGTCTAAG ATTTGTTTTTACATGATGGGCTGTCCAAGAGCTGATAGTTTCATTGGTGGAGAGTTCGAAACTGAAAAGGTCCCTGTTCATGAAATTGAAATGAGACAGAAGGATTTGTTGCCTGTTTTTGAGCAGTTCCATTTCATCAAATCAAGCTGGGATGACAG AAGCCTTGCTGGTGGGAGGTATCCCAGTCATACTTCGCCAGCTCATCAAGCTGAAGACAAGACCTTGGAAGAGACTGTTATATGTCACTCGAACCCTGCATCACTTAGCTCCACTGAAAGCTCAGATGGGG GTTCGTCAAGAAGAATTGAGCATTTTCTCGACTTGGATCAAATGAACAATGAGAAGCCCCGCACAACAGTGTATCAGACCTTGGATGGCTCGGAAAGAAGAGCCAATACAATTGTTGAGCCTTCGTTAGAAAACCATGTATCTTTCAGCATTCGGGGTACTCCATCTGAACATTTTAAGAACATCGATTCTCAAGTCAACGGCTGTGTCACCAACAGTTTGCCTGTGTTAGAAAGTAAATTGAGTTCAGGAGGAAGAATTTCTGTAGAAGAAGTCCCAGCATTGAAAGCAATTGGGGTCAGGGAGGTCTCGGTTTTATACTCTGATCAACATGCTTCGAGTACCGATATTGTGGCAGAGGGGGCTTCCACTTTGCAGCATCCGATAGATCTTTCACAGTTTTTCCAGGAGGAGCATTGTAATGCACTGGAGAAGATTGGATGCAATGGCCTAACTGATGTCGTAGGTGACGATGTTGACAGCGACAGTAGCCACTGCGGTAAGATGAAACCCAAAGACAAGGAAGATGGTGAAATGCTTGGAGGCATATTTGCCTTTTCTGATTGA
- the LOC103432472 gene encoding autophagy-related protein 18g isoform X2: MVKQVTWAGFDRLELSHSTFKHVLLLGYQNGFQVFDMEDASNFSELVSKRDGPVSFLQMQPCPAASDGNQGFRTAHPLLLVVAGDDTNGVGIVQNTGHMGGTGREGNLESRPGNPVSSPTAVRFYSLRSQGYVHVLRFRSAVCMIRCSPRIVAVGLATQIYCFDALTLENRFSVLTYPVPQLAGQGSNGFNVGYGPMTVGPRWLAYASNSPLVSNASCLGPQNLTPSPGVSPSTSPGNGSYVARYAVESSKQLAAGIINLGDMGCKTLYKYCQDMLPDGSNSPISSNSGWKVSRHAGTEMDNAGMVVVKDFITRAVISQFKAHTSPISALCFDPSGTLLVTASVYGNNINIFRIMPSCKRSGSGVQNFDWSSSHVHLYKLHRGILSAMIQDICFSHYSQWVAIVSSKGTCHVFVLSPFGGDAGFRLLNNHGEEPSLCPVLTLPWWSASSCIINQQSFPPPPPVALSVVSRIKYSSFGWLSTVNNATASATGKVFVPSGAVAAVFHNSLCQSLQHCNSRKSTLEHLLVYTPSGHVVQHELQPRTGVEQSHSGLSTQVATSMHMQDEELRVKVEPIQWWDVCRRSDWPEREDGSFGTTSDRQEVADIIQNKSGSDGTHRMESLDLNGAVGGERRLKTYSGKVHDRSHWYLSNAEVQISSLRLPIWQKSKICFYMMGCPRADSFIGGEFETEKVPVHEIEMRQKDLLPVFEQFHFIKSSWDDRSLAGGRYPSHTSPAHQAEDKTLEETVICHSNPASLSSTESSDGGSSRRIEHFLDLDQMNNEKPRTTVYQTLDGSERRANTIVEPSLENHVSFSIRGTPSEHFKNIDSQVNGCVTNSLPVLESKLSSGGRISVEEVPALKAIGVREVSVLYSDQHASSTDIVAEGASTLQHPIDLSQFFQEEHCNALEKIGCNGLTDVVGDDVDSDSSHCGKMKPKDKEDGEMLGGIFAFSD; the protein is encoded by the exons ATGGTGAAACAGGTAACGTGGGCTGGCTTTGACAGGCTAGAGCTTAGTCACTCTACCTTCAAGCATGTTCTCTTACTCGGTTATCAGAATGGGTTTCAAGTTTTCGATATGGAAGATGCCTCAAATTTCAGTGAACTAGTTTCAAAGCGTGATGGCCCGGTTTCATTCTTACAGATGCAGCCCTGTCCTGCTGCATCTGATGGTAACCAAGGGTTCAGAACCGCGCATCCTTTGCTGCTGGTTGTTGCTGGAGATGACACTAATGGTGTGGGAATTGTTCAGAATACTGGCCACATGGGAGGCACAGGCAGAGAGGGTAATTTGGAGTCTCGGCCTGGGAACCCTGTCAGCTCTCCTACAGCTGTTCGGTTTTACTCCCTTAGGTCCCAAGGTTACGTACATGTTCTGAGGTTTCGGTCAGCTGTGTGTATGATTAGATGCAGTCCTCGGATAGTAGCTGTGGGTCTTGCAACTCAA ATTTACTGCTTTGATGCGCTCACCCTCGAAAACAGATTCAGTGTTCTTACCTATCCTGTTCCTCAGCTAGCAGGGCAAGGATCAAATGGATTTAATGTTGGTTACGGCCCAATGACTGTGGGTCCTAGGTGGTTAGCCTATGCTTCCAACAGCCCTCTAGTGTCAAACGCAAGTTGCTTAGGCCCCCAAAACCTCACTCCTTCTCCCGGAGTTAGTCCATCTACATCACCTGGCAATGGTAGTTATGTGGCTCGTTATGCAGTGGAGTCTAGTAAACAGTTGGCTGCTGGAATAATTAACCTGGGTGACATGGGATGCAAAACCTTGTATAAATACTGTCAAGACATGCTCCCTGATGGATCTAACTCTCCAATATCGTCAAATTCAGGCTGGAAAGTTAGCAGGCATGCAGGCACAGAAATGGATAATGCAGGGATG GTTGTTGTCAAAGATTTTATTACCCGAGCTGTTATATCGCAGTTTAAAGCTCATACCAGTCCAATATCTGCACTGTGTTTCGATCCTAGTGGGACCCTTCTCGTTACTGCCTCAGTATATGgaaataatattaatatttttcggATAATGCCTTCATGCAAACGCAGTGGATCAGGTGTTCAAAACTTTGATTGGAGCTCTTCTCATGTGCATCTTTACAAACTGCATCGTGGAATATTATCAGCT ATGATCCAGGACATTTGCTTTAGTCATTACAGTCAGTGGGTTGCTATTGTTTCGTCCAAGGGGACCTGCCATGTTTTTGTTTTATCCCCTTTTGGTGGCGATGCTGGATTTCGGCTTCTTAATAATCACGGTGAAGAACCCTCCCTGTGCCCAGTTTTAACCCTACCTTGGTGGTCTGCTTCTTCTTGCATCATTAATCAACAATCttttccaccaccaccacctgtTGCTCTTTCCGTGGTGAGCAGGATAAAGTACAGTAGTTTTGGATGGCTTAGCACAGTCAACAATGCCACTGCTTCAGCAACAGGGAAGGTCTTTGTGCCATCTGGTGCTGTTGCTGCAGTTTTTCATAATTCTTTATGTCAGAGTCTTCAGCACTGTAACTCAAGGAAGAGTACCTTGGAACATCTCTTAGTTTATACTCCATCGGGTCATGTAGTTCAACATGAACTTCAGCCAAGGACAGGGGTAGAACAGAGTCATAGTGGTCTAAGTACCCAGGTCGCCACGTCTATGCATATGCAGGACGAAGAGCTGAGAGTGAAAGTTGAACCTATTCAATGGTGGGACGTGTGTAGGCGGTCAGACTGGCCAGAAAGGGAGGACGGTAGTTTTGGTACCACATCCGATAGACAAGAGGTGGCTGACATAATCCAGAACAAATCAGGTTCTGATGGTACTCATAGAATGGAGTCTCTAGACTTAAATGGTGCTGTTGGGGGCGAAAGGAGACTTAAAACTTATTCTGGGAAGGTCCATGATAGGTCCCACTGGTACCTCTCCAATGCAGAGGTGCAAATCAGTTCTTTGAGATTACCAATATGGCAAAAGTCTAAG ATTTGTTTTTACATGATGGGCTGTCCAAGAGCTGATAGTTTCATTGGTGGAGAGTTCGAAACTGAAAAGGTCCCTGTTCATGAAATTGAAATGAGACAGAAGGATTTGTTGCCTGTTTTTGAGCAGTTCCATTTCATCAAATCAAGCTGGGATGACAG AAGCCTTGCTGGTGGGAGGTATCCCAGTCATACTTCGCCAGCTCATCAAGCTGAAGACAAGACCTTGGAAGAGACTGTTATATGTCACTCGAACCCTGCATCACTTAGCTCCACTGAAAGCTCAGATGGGG GTTCGTCAAGAAGAATTGAGCATTTTCTCGACTTGGATCAAATGAACAATGAGAAGCCCCGCACAACAGTGTATCAGACCTTGGATGGCTCGGAAAGAAGAGCCAATACAATTGTTGAGCCTTCGTTAGAAAACCATGTATCTTTCAGCATTCGGGGTACTCCATCTGAACATTTTAAGAACATCGATTCTCAAGTCAACGGCTGTGTCACCAACAGTTTGCCTGTGTTAGAAAGTAAATTGAGTTCAGGAGGAAGAATTTCTGTAGAAGAAGTCCCAGCATTGAAAGCAATTGGGGTCAGGGAGGTCTCGGTTTTATACTCTGATCAACATGCTTCGAGTACCGATATTGTGGCAGAGGGGGCTTCCACTTTGCAGCATCCGATAGATCTTTCACAGTTTTTCCAGGAGGAGCATTGTAATGCACTGGAGAAGATTGGATGCAATGGCCTAACTGATGTCGTAGGTGACGATGTTGACAGCGACAGTAGCCACTGCGGTAAGATGAAACCCAAAGACAAGGAAGATGGTGAAATGCTTGGAGGCATATTTGCCTTTTCTGATTGA
- the LOC103432473 gene encoding histidine-containing phosphotransfer protein 1: MDAVTQWRKQWFDYTQYLRREGFLDDQFAQLKKLQDENSPDFVVEVVSLFFQDSEKLFNNMARALEQNVVNFKQVDAYVHQFKGSSAWIGAFRLKNVCINFRNFCEAQNLEGCLRCLQQLQQESSALKNNLENLFRLEQQIVAAGGSIPMME; encoded by the exons ATGGACGCAGTGACTCAGTGGCGGAAGCAGTGGTTCGACTACACTCAGTATCTGCGCCGAgag GGATTCTTGGACGATCAGTTTGCACAGCTAAAGAAGCTGCAGGATGAAAACAGCCCAGATTTTGTAGTTGAAGttgtttctcttttctttcaagaTTCTGAGAAGCTTTTCAACAATATGGCCAGGGCTCT AGAACAGAACGTTGTAAACTTCAAACAGGTAGATGCCTATGTCCATCAATTCAAGGGTAGCAGTGCCTG GATTGGTGCATTCAGACTTAAAAATGTATGCATCAACTTCAGAAATTTTTGTGAGGCTCAGAACCTTGAAGG GTGTTTGAGATGTTTGCAACAACTGCAGCAAGAGAGCTCTGCACTTAAGAACAACCTTGAAAATTTATTTAGG TTGGAGCAACAGATCGTGGCTGCTGGCGGGTCAATTCCGATGATGGAATAA
- the LOC103432474 gene encoding DNA damage-repair/toleration protein DRT100 → MAEKQRSNGFVCIVFFVCLIQWNPIPIPIAVAILDPVDFLALQSIRKSLEDMPGSKYFASWDFTSDPCNFAGVYCDSDKVISLNLGDPRAGAPGLTGRLDPAIGKLSALAELSIVPGRIFGTLPQSISQLKSLRFLALSRNFISGQIPPSLGQLRNLRTLDLSYNQFAGAIPSSVAALPELSNLILCYNRLSGSVPPFTSQTLSRLDLKHNDLSGSLTPNSLPPSLQYLSFSWNRLSGPVDLLLNRLDQLNYLDLSINQLTGTIPGRIFTFPITNLQLQRNLFSGRIAPDGQVSIANVDLSYNRLSGEISPLFSTVQSLYLNNNRFTGQVPGSFVDRLLAAHIQVLYLQHNFLTGIQINPTAEIPVRSSLCLQYNCMVPPVQTPCPLKAGKQKARPTAQCNEWRG, encoded by the coding sequence ATGGCGGAAAAGCAGAGGAGTAATGGGTTTGTGTGCATAGTGTTCTTCGTCTGTTTGATTCAATGGAACCCCATTCCGATTCCAATCGCCGTTGCCATTCTCGACCCGGTTGATTTCTTGGCTCTGCAGTCGATTCGGAAGTCGCTGGAAGACATGCCGGGATCAAAGTATTTCGCCTCCTGGGACTTCACCTCCGACCCCTGCAACTTCGCCGGCGTTTACTGCGATTCCGACAAGGTTATTTCCCTCAATCTCGGCGACCCAAGAGCCGGTGCGCCGGGTCTGACGGGTCGGCTAGACCCGGCAATCGGCAAGCTATCCGCCCTCGCTGAGCTATCAATCGTTCCGGGTCGGATCTTCGGCACTCTGCCCCAGTCGATATCCCAGCTCAAGAGCCTCCGGTTCCTCGCACTCAGCCGCAACTTCATCTCCGGTCAGATTCCGCCGAGTCTCGGCCAGCTCCGCAACCTCAGAACACTCGACCTAAGCTACAACCAATTCGCCGGAGCAATCCCCAGCTCCGTCGCAGCCCTTCCGGAGCTCTCCAACCTCATCCTCTGCTACAACCGCCTCTCCGGTTCGGTCCCTCCGTTCACCTCCCAAACCCTGTCCCGACTCGACTTAAAGCACAACGACCTCTCCGGTTCGCTCACACCcaactccctccctccctctctccaaTACCTCTCTTTCTCCTGGAACCGGCTCTCCGGTCCGGTCGACCTCCTCCTGAACCGGCTCGACCAGCTCAACTACCTCGACCTCAGCATCAACCAGCTCACGGGCACAATCCCGGGTCGGATCTTCACCTTCCCAATCACAAACCTCCAATTGCAGCGAAACTTGTTTTCGGGTCGGATCGCACCGGACGGTCAAGTTTCAATCGCCAACGTCGATCTCAGCTACAACCGACTATCCGGTGAAATCTCGCCGTTGTTTTCGACCGTACAGAGTCTCTACTTGAATAACAACCGGTTCACGGGTCAGGTTCCGGGTAGCTTCGTGGACCGGCTATTGGCAGCGCATATACAGGTACTGTATTTACAGCACAATTTTCTGACGGGGATCCAGATCAATCCGACGGCTGAGATTCCGGTGAGAAGCTCGCTGTGTCTGCAGTATAATTGCATGGTCCCGCCCGTACAGACGCCGTGCCCGCTCAAGGCCGGCAAGCAGAAGGCTAGGCCGACGGCGCAGTGTAACGAGTGGAGGGGGTAA